A window of Candidatus Rokuibacteriota bacterium contains these coding sequences:
- a CDS encoding hydroxymethylglutaryl-CoA lyase, whose protein sequence is MPKRVTICEVGTRDGFQIEPDFIPTEQKIEVVNRLAACGLPRIEVTSFVHPKAVPQLRDAEEVMARITRRPGTIYAALVPNDKGAARAADAGVDELHTVVSASESHNLANVNMTVAESLEKLRAVAEVARRASIPVVAGISTSFGCPFEGEVPLERLESVVARLVELGARGVTLADTTGMANPAQVARTFEHLLPRFAGVEWSLHTHDTRAMAIPNILAAMECGVTSFDASIGGLGGCPFAPGASGNVCTEDLIHCLHAMGVESGIDLDRLIETAKYVEQVIGRTLPGQIMKAGKWDRRYPVPDSVHRRLTSI, encoded by the coding sequence CTGCCGAAGCGCGTGACGATCTGCGAGGTGGGGACCCGGGATGGGTTCCAGATCGAGCCTGACTTCATCCCCACCGAGCAGAAGATCGAGGTCGTGAACCGCCTCGCCGCCTGCGGCCTGCCGCGGATCGAGGTGACCTCCTTCGTCCACCCGAAGGCCGTCCCCCAGCTCAGGGACGCCGAGGAGGTGATGGCCCGGATCACGCGCCGGCCGGGCACGATCTACGCCGCCCTGGTGCCGAACGACAAGGGCGCTGCGCGCGCGGCCGACGCGGGCGTGGACGAGCTTCACACGGTCGTCTCGGCGTCGGAGAGCCACAACCTCGCCAACGTGAACATGACCGTCGCGGAGTCGCTCGAGAAGCTCAGGGCTGTCGCCGAGGTCGCGCGACGCGCCAGCATCCCTGTCGTCGCCGGAATCTCCACCTCCTTCGGCTGCCCGTTCGAGGGGGAGGTGCCGCTCGAGCGTCTCGAGTCGGTGGTCGCGCGCCTGGTGGAGCTGGGGGCGCGCGGAGTCACCCTCGCCGACACCACAGGCATGGCGAATCCGGCCCAGGTCGCCCGGACCTTCGAGCATCTGCTGCCACGCTTCGCCGGGGTCGAGTGGTCGCTCCACACCCACGACACGCGCGCCATGGCCATCCCCAATATCCTGGCGGCCATGGAGTGCGGGGTCACGAGCTTCGACGCCTCGATCGGCGGGCTCGGGGGCTGCCCCTTCGCGCCCGGCGCCTCGGGGAATGTCTGCACCGAAGACCTGATCCACTGCCTCCACGCCATGGGGGTGGAGAGCGGTATTGATCTCGACCGACTGATCGAGACGGCGAAGTACGTCGAGCAGGTGATCGGCCGGACGCTTCCCGGGCAGATCATGAAGGCCGGCAAGTGGGACCGGCGCTACCCGGTCCCCGACTCCGTCCACCGCCGCCTGACCTCGATCTAA